A window of the Brassica oleracea var. oleracea cultivar TO1000 chromosome C1, BOL, whole genome shotgun sequence genome harbors these coding sequences:
- the LOC106344835 gene encoding protein TRANSPARENT TESTA 12 translates to MDPTTPLLSHGGKVEDYAPARTWSDVKRVLCTESAKLWLIAAPIGFNVICQYGVSSVTNIFVGHIGEVELSAVSISLSVIGTFSFGFLLGMGSALETLCGQAFGAGQVHMLGIYMQRSWIILFVSCLLLLPIYIFATPVLRLLGQAEEIAVPAGQFTLLTIPQLFSLALNFPTSKFLQAQSKVTVIAWIGFVALLLHVGMLWLFIIVFGWGTNGAALAFNITQWEITISQIVYVIGWCNEGWTGLSWLAFKEIWAFVRLSIASAVMLCLEIWYMMSIIVLTGHLDDPVIAVGSLSICMNLNGVEAMLFIGINAAISVRVSNELGLGRPRAAKYSVYVTVFQSLLIGLVFMVAIILAKDHFAIIFTSSKVLQRAVSKLAYLLGITMVLNSVQPVISGVAIGGGWQGLVAYINLGSYYIFGLPFGYFLGYKANLGVMGLWAGMISGIALQTLLLMFVLYKTNWNKEVAETSERMKKWGGSTETKSKEVLA, encoded by the exons ATGGATCCTACGACGCCGTTACTTTCCCACGGTGGCAAGGTGGAGGATTACGCTCCGGCGAGAACCTGGAGCGATGTGAAGCGAGTTTTGTGTACTGAGTCGGCGAAACTGTGGTTGATCGCTGCTCCGATTGGCTTCAACGTCATTTGCCAGTACGGCGTCAGCTCAGTCACCAACATCTTCGTCGGCCACATCGGTGAGGTCGAGCTCTCCGCCGTCTCTATCTCTCTCTCTGTCATCGGCACCTTCTCCTTCGGCTTTCTG CTTGGCATGGGAAGTGCACTTGAAACACTGTGTGGTCAAGCATTTGGAGCTGGTCAAGTCCACATGTTAGGAATTTACATGCAGAGATCCTGGATCATCTTGTTCGTTTCCTGCCTCCTCCTCCTTCCTATTTACATCTTTGCCACTCCAGTTCTGAGACTTCTCGGCCAAGCAGAGGAGATAGCCGTTCCAGCTGGACAATTCACTCTCCTCACCATCCCTCAGCTCTTCTCGCTGGCTTTGAACTTCCCAACCTCCAAGTTCCTTCAAGCGCAGAGCAAAGTAACTGTCATTGCTTGGATTGGGTTCGTTGCTCTTCTCCTACACGTTGGTATGCTGTGGCTGTTTATCATCGTGTTTGGCTGGGGAACAAACGGTGCTGCTTTGGCGTTTAATATCACCCAGTGGGAAATTACAATCTCTCAGATCGTTTATGTGATTGGTTGGTGTAACGAAGGGTGGACTGGTTTATCATGGTTGGCTTTTAAGGAGATCTGGGCCTTTGTTAGACTCTCCATTGCATCTGCTGTTATGCTTTGTCTTGAAATCTGGTATATGATGAGTATCATCGTCCTTACTGGTCATCTTGATGACCCTGTTATCGCTGTTGGTTCACTTTCTATATG CATGAATCTCAATGGTGTGGAGGCAATGTTGTTCATCGGAATAAACGCAGCTATAAG TGTCCGTGTCTCCAACGAGCTTGGCTTAGGCCGTCCACGAGCAGCGAAATACTCTGTCTATGTCACGGTGTTCCAGTCTCTCCTCATCGGTCTTGTCTTTATGGTGGCTATCATCTTAGCCAAAGACCATTTTGCTATCATTTTCACAAGCAGCAAAGTACTTCAACGTGCAGTGTCTAAGCTAGCTTATCTTCTTGGTATAACCATGGTTCTCAACAGCGTGCAGCCTGTTATTTCCG GTGTGGCTATTGGAGGTGGTTGGCAAGGCTTAGTGGCTTATATCAACTTGGGTAGTTACTACATTTTTGGCCTTCCCTTTGGGTATTTTCTTGGTTACAAAGCAAACTTGGGAGTGATG GGACTTTGGGCTGGAATGATATCAGGAATAGCGCTTCAAACGTTGTTGCTGATGTTTGTTCTGTACAAGACAAACTGGAATAAAGAG GTGGCGGAGACGAGTGAACGTATGAAGAAATGGGGAGGGAGTACTGAAACAAAATCAAAGGAAGTACTTGCGTGA